In a genomic window of Magnolia sinica isolate HGM2019 chromosome 14, MsV1, whole genome shotgun sequence:
- the LOC131225471 gene encoding lycopene beta cyclase, chloroplastic/chromoplastic-like, which yields MDTLLRTHNKLELLHPIHGFAEKHSFSNSSKLLHHDCRFKLKKFQKEWCRNGCVKANGSALLELVPETKKENLEFELPMYDPSKAQVMDLVVVGGGPAGLAVAQQVSQAGLSVCSIDPSPKLIWPNNYGVWVDEFEAMDLLDCLDTTWSGAVVFIDDRTRKYLDRPYGRVNRKQLKSKMMLKCITNGVLFHQAKVVKVIHEESKSVLICNDGVTVQARVVLDATGFARCLVQYDKPYNPGYQVAYGILAEVEEHPFELDKMVFMDWRDSHLDNKIGLKERNEKIPTFLYAMPFSSKRIFLEETSLVARPGLRMEDIQERMEARLKHLGIKVKSIEEDERCIIPMGGPLPVLPQRVVGIGGTAGMVHPSTGYMVARTLAAAPIVADSIVQYLSSERAVLGNELSAEVWKDLWPIERRRQREFFCFGMDVLLKLDLKGTRRFFDAFFNLEPHYWHGFLSSRLFLPELVFFGVSLFSHASNICRLEIMAKGTLPLVNMITNLLQDRD from the coding sequence ATGGATACCCTCCTAAGAACCCACAACAAACTTGAATTGCTTCACCCAATTCATGGGTTTGCAGAGAAACACAGCTTCTCAAACTCCTCAAAGCTTCTCCACCATGATTGTAGATTTAAACTCAAGAAATTTCAGAAGGAATGGTGTCGAAATGGTTGTGTTAAGGCCAATGGCAGTGCTCTTTTGGAGCTTGTTCCTGAAACGaagaaagaaaacctagaatttgAGCTCCCCATGTATGACCCATCCAAGGCCCAAGTCATGGACTTGGTGGTAGTTGGTGGTGGGCCCGCAGGGCTCGCTGTCGCCCAGCAGGTCTCCCAAGCGGGCCTCTCGGTCTGCTCCATCGACCCATCACCAAAGCTGATCTGGCCGAACAATTACGGCGTCTGGGTGGATGAGTTTGAAGCTATGGATCTTCTTGACTGTCTTGACACCACCTGGTCTGGTGCCGTTGTGTTCATTGATGACCGGACCAGGAAGTACCTTGACAGGCCATATGGCCGGGTCAACCGCAAGCAGCTCAAGTCTAAGATGATGCTGAAATGCATCACAAACGGCGTCCTGTTCCACCAGGCGAAGGTGGTTAAGGTTATTCACGAGGAGTCTAAGTCCGTTTTGATTTGCAATGACGGTGTCACCGTTCAGGCTAGGGTGGTCCTTGATGCCACGGGGTTTGCACGGTGTCTTGTCCAGTATGATAAGCCGTATAATCCTGGCTACCAAGTTGCCTATGGGATCCTCGCGGAGGTTGAAGAACACCCATTTGAATTGGATAAGATGGTCTTCATGGATTGGAGGGATTCACATCTTGATAACAAGATTGGATTGAAAGAGAGGAATGAAAAAATCCCAACATTTCTTTATGCAATGCCTTTCTCATCAAAGAGGATTTTTCTTGAAGAGACTTCGTTGGTTGCCCGGCCTGGTCTACGGATGGAAGACATACAGGAGAGGATGGAGGCTAGATTGAAGCATTTGGGTATCAAAGTGAAGAGCATAGAAGAGGATGAAAGGTGCATTATCCCAATGGGCGGTCCTCTTCCGGTGCTCCCCCAGAGGGTTGTAGGAATAGGTGGTACTGCAGGTATGGTGCACCCATCTACCGGGTACATGGTAGCCAGGACTCTTGCAGCAGCTCCAATAGTTGCAGACTCAATTGTCCAGTACCTCAgttccgaacgggcagttctgggGAATGAATTGTCTGCAGAAGTTTGGAAAGATTTGTGGCCGATAGAGAGGAGGCGACAACGGGAGTTCTTTTGCTTTGGAATGGATGTTCTGCTCAAGCTTGATTTGAAAGGGACAAGGAGGTTTTTTGATGCCTTTTTCAATCTTGAACCCCATTATTGGCATGGATTTTTGTCATCGAGGTTGTTTCTTCCGGAGCTTGTGTTTTTTGGGGTTTCCTTGTTCTCACATGCCTCCAATATTTGTAGGTTAGAGATCATGGCAAAGGGCACTCTTCCCCTGGTAAATATGATTACCAACTTATTGCAAGACAGAGATTAG